One Aureibacter tunicatorum DNA segment encodes these proteins:
- a CDS encoding IMP dehydrogenase produces the protein MNIRKAYSFDDVLIVPKYNKIKSRQNVVFKTKVTRNHDIDIPLVIANMDTICESTMAIAVGKLGGLGVIHRFLTIEEQANEIRKVKESGLLTAAALGVKDYEERLAALDVEGVDIIVLDIAHGHSESAKDALLYIKDKYPAIDVMCGNIASKEAAQDLLDWGADAIKVGVGPGSMCTTRIMTGCGVPQLTAIDEVYQVVGDQVPICADGGIKQAGDIVKAIGAGADNVMIGSLVSGTVETPGDIVQVKGKPFKIYRGMASFDAAIQKLEKDNQKTKEVISIEGEKTKVPFRGPVQNIIKKLLGGLASGMTYNGVLTIDKLKANVEFVEITTSGLYESKAHGLVK, from the coding sequence GATTGTACCTAAGTACAATAAGATCAAGTCGCGACAAAATGTAGTTTTTAAGACTAAAGTGACTAGAAATCATGATATCGATATACCTTTGGTAATCGCTAACATGGATACTATATGTGAAAGTACCATGGCTATAGCTGTAGGGAAATTGGGAGGACTGGGAGTTATTCATAGGTTTTTGACAATTGAAGAGCAAGCCAATGAAATTCGCAAAGTAAAAGAAAGTGGACTTTTGACTGCGGCGGCATTAGGAGTCAAGGATTATGAGGAGCGATTAGCCGCTTTGGATGTCGAGGGAGTTGACATTATCGTTTTGGATATCGCTCATGGACATAGTGAATCCGCTAAGGATGCTCTTTTGTATATTAAAGATAAATATCCCGCTATTGATGTCATGTGCGGCAATATTGCCTCAAAGGAAGCCGCTCAGGATTTATTGGATTGGGGAGCTGATGCGATAAAAGTGGGTGTAGGCCCAGGGTCGATGTGCACAACAAGAATTATGACGGGGTGTGGGGTTCCGCAACTTACAGCTATTGATGAAGTGTATCAAGTTGTAGGAGACCAAGTGCCAATTTGCGCTGATGGAGGAATCAAACAAGCTGGTGACATTGTTAAGGCAATAGGAGCAGGAGCTGATAATGTGATGATTGGCTCTTTGGTTAGTGGCACCGTTGAGACTCCCGGCGATATTGTTCAGGTAAAAGGCAAGCCGTTTAAAATATATCGAGGAATGGCTAGTTTTGACGCTGCTATCCAAAAGCTTGAAAAAGACAATCAAAAGACAAAAGAAGTTATAAGCATAGAAGGCGAGAAAACGAAAGTACCTTTTAGAGGTCCTGTGCAAAATATCATTAAGAAACTTTTAGGAGGTTTGGCTTCTGGCATGACTTATAATGGTGTTTTAACTATTGATAAACTAAAGGCCAATGTTGAGTTTGTTGAGATCACAACTTCTGGCTTGTATGAGAGCAAAGCT